The genome window TCCAGCGCGCCATCGAACATCCCTTTTCGTTGTTGGCCAGTACCATGGCGGACAGTGTTGAATCTTCAACTAAACGACATGGTTCCCGCGTCGTTAACGCGGGATGGCGGGAGACAGCAGCATGGCGCGCGGAAAACCCTTGTCCACCCCGGCGCGCCCTCGCCTTCGCTTTCGGAAACGATTGGTTTCCGGATCGGGTCCGGGACGACGACGGAGTGGGGCATAGTGCACTAGGCGACGCGAGGAGGATCAGTCGTCGTTATCGCTGTCGTCGTCGGGCGGATCGGCGTCCGGGTCGTCGTCTTCCGGCTCGCGTTCGAGAATGCGTTCGATCTGCTCGCGCAGCTTCTCGTAGCTCGGCAGAAGGTCTTCCAACTCACGAACACCCGGAAGCATGGTGCGCAGGACCGTGCGCGTGGCCCACCGGATCGGCTTGCGCACCAGACCGTCGAGCGCTTCCTTCTTGAGTTCGGCCTTGGCGATATCGACCGTCTCGCGCTGAATGTCGCGCAAGGTCCTGGTCGACGCCTTGGCGAGATTGCGGTCGACTTGCGCCTGATCGGCGGCGAGGTTCGCCTGGGTTTCCGGGTCGCTCTCCTCGGTCGTCGCTTCGGAAAGCTCGGCGAGCTTCTGACGGGCCTCCTCGGTGAGCGCGTCGGGCCGGGCCTCAAGCGTTTTGGTCATGCGGTCGAGCGCCGCGACCACCCGGTCCTGATTGCGGGCGGTGATTTCGTTTCGCAGCCGGTCGCGCTCGATTTTGGTGATCTCGGGGTAGCAGGCCTTCAACTCGGCCAGCGCCTCGACCGCCTCGTTCAGCGGATCGTCCAGTTCGGCGAGCCCGGTGCCGCCCTCGCGCATCAGCTCCGAAACGCGCGTAAGGAACCGGCGACTTGAATGAAGCAGCGCGCCGCCCTGCTTGCCGTCCGCGCTTTCCAGAAACGCGATGAGTTTGCGAAGAGGCCGCTCAAGCCGTTCCGGGAAATCGTGGTTGCGCTGCGCATCACATGCCTTTTCGTCTTCTTCCAGCGCCTCCCGCAGAAGCCCGATCAACCCGTCGTGCAGCGCGTCCCGCGTCGCCTCGGGAACCGAAAGCTCCGACGTGACATGGGCAACGTCCATGGCGGTCTCGCCTGGGACAAAATGCAGAACGCCGGGGCCCTGAACCAAGGCTTCGTCGGAAAGCGTACCGTTGTCGGTATCCGATTGGTCGGCTGCTTCCTCCGGTTCGCTCGCCGGGCTGCGCTTCGCCCGAAACTCGTCCCGGATGCGTACGAGTTCCGCGTTGACAGCCTTCGCACCCTTGTCCCAGAGCGCCTCCGGCAGATTGGCCCGCGCGATATCAAACTCCAGGTCCGCCGGTCGCCCGGCGAGACGGTCGTCGTACCAGTCCGTCCAGACCGACCAGTTGGGATCGAGGGCAAGAAGGCCCTTTCGCAGCTCTCTCCAATTGCCCGCAAGGTCTTCCGGAATGTTCCCCGGCCACAGCTGGCGCCGCGCCAGATCCAGCGCCGGCACGCCGGTCTCGATCGCCTCGCGATCCGACTTTAGAGCGGCGGCGGCGGCGTCGGCGGCGTCGGCGGCGAAGGCGGCGGCGGAGGCGTAGGCGGCGGCGTAGGCGGCGGCGTCGGCGGAGGCGTAGGCGTCGGCGGCGGCGGCGTCGGCGGCGGCGAAGGCGGCGGCGGAGGCGTAGGGGGCGGCGGCGTCGGCGGCGGCGCGGGCGGCGTCAGCGGCGGCGGCGCGATTCACTCTGGCGTGGTTCCTGTCATCAACAAACAACCACGCCAGAGTGGTAGCACGCAACAGCGGCAGAAAAAGGGTGTCGACGGTTTTCTCCGAGGCCGCCTTACCCCGTCCGACTATGGGAAGCACCCGCAAGGCCGCCCGCGACGCCAGCGCCACGGCAACCTCGGGCGGATGGCCCTTGAGCCACTGTTGAAATTCCTCGCGGTCGAAATCCTTGTCGGCCAATGCGCGCGCCTCGATTGAAAACGGGCCAAGTTTCGCGTGTTCGGATCGGTCGCGCAAGGGGGCTGTCGATGGAGGCCACTTCCCCCTCTCAGGCGTCACCCCGGCCGCCGAGCCGGGGTCCATTGGCACCCGTATCGGCGGCGGCTGTCCCCGCGCCTGCGGCAAACGCCGGCGCGCCCTCGCCGTCGCTTTCGGAAACGATTGGATCCCGGATCAGGTCCGGGATGACGGCGGAGGATGGGGCTGCGTCCGGGATGTTGACGCGGGGTGCTGAGCTCGCGTCCTTCCGCTCGTCATACCGGGCAAGGCGACGCCGCGACCCGGTATCGGGGAGCCAGGGCCCGTCCGTCATAGAGATCTGCAAGACTGTGCCTCTCCGATCCCGGCTCTCATTGCATTCGGCCGGGATGACGCCGGGGTCGGCTTCCGGGACGACGCTGTGGCCGGGTTGCGGTGCCGCCCCGCCCCTCACATCGCGTCGTAGTCGAGCACCACCGTCTTGCTGACGGGCCGCGACTGGCAGGTGAGGACGAAGCCGGCGTCGACTTCCCAGGGTTCCAGCGAATAGTTCACCGCCATGTCGACCTCGCCGCTCTCAACCTTGGCGCGGCAGGTGCAGCACATGCCGCCCTTGCAGGAGTAAGGCGCCTCGATGCCGGCGCGGATCGCGGCGTCGACGATGGTCTCGCCCGCGTTGACCGGCACGGACACGCGGGTGCCGTCGATGATCAGCTCGGCGCTCGCCGCATGATCGGTGGCAGCACCGTCATGGGCGGGCTTGGGCGCATGCGGCGCGGAGCCGTCGGCTGGCGTGAAGAACTCGCGGTGGATGCGCGCCTCGTCGAGGCCGAGCGCTGCAAGCGCGCCGCTCGCCGTCTCGATCATCTCGCCCGGACCGCAGAGGAAAATCCCGTCGGCGTCCTTGGCCGGCACGGCATGGGTCAGGAGCACCTGGAGCTTGTCGGCATCGAGGCGGCCCGACAGCATGTCGACATCCTGCGTCTCGCGCGACAGCACGTGGAAGACGCCGAGCCTGGTCGGGAACAGGTCCTTCAGGTTCTCGATCTCGTCCTTGAAGATGATGCTCTGCGCCGTGCGGTTGCCGTAGAAGAGATAGAACTCGCTCTCCGGCTCGCGGGTCAGCACCGTGCGGATCATCGCAAGCACCGGCGTGATGCCGGACCCGGCGGCAACGGCGATCAGCGTGCGCGGTCCACCGTCGTGCTGCGGCAGGACGAAGCGCCCCGAGGGCGTCATCACATCGATCTCGTCGCCGGGCGCGACGTTCTCGTTGGCAAAAGAGGAAAACGCGCCGCCGTCGATCTTCTTCACCGCGACGCGCAATTCGCCGTCGTCCTCGCCGGCGCAGATCGAATAGGAGCGGCGCACGTCCGCGCCGCCGATCATCGCGCGCAGCGTCAGATACTGCCCGGCGGCGAAGCGATAGGCCTCGCGCAGCTCCTCCGGCACCTCGAAGGAGATCGACACCGCCTCGGCGGTCTCGCGCCGGACATCCTTGACCTTCAACGCATGAAAACGCGGCGACATGCGGCTTCCTCCCTCAAAACCGGCGGGCCCGCGTATGGGGCGGCCGCGCCGGAGTGTTCTGTCAGATTTCGATCAGTGACACTTGAAATAGTCGAAGGGCTCGGAACACGCCGTGCAGCGCCACAGCGCCTTGCAGGCGGTCGAGCCGAACTCCGAGACCTTTTCGGTGGCAAGCGATCCGCAGCGCGGACAGGCGACCTCGTCGTCGCCGAAGAGCGCCCGGCGCGAGGCCTTTCCGGCCGGCGGCGCGATGCCGTAGGCGCGCAGCTTCTCGCGCGCCTCCTCGCTCAGCCAGTCGGTGGTCCAGGCCGGCGACAGCACGGTCTTGATGCGCACGGTCTTGAAGCCCGCCTCGAGGAGTGCTGTCTCGATGTCCATGGTGAAGACCGACATGGCCGGACAGCCGGTGTAGGTCGGCGTGATGTCGACCTCGACCGTGCCGTCCTCCATCAGCCGCACGTCGCGAAGCACGCCGAGATCGCCGATGGTCAGCACCGGCACTTCCGGATCGGGCACTTGCGCCGCGATCTCCCAGGCCCGCATGCGGGCGGCTGCGGCATCGACGGCGGCGGTCTGCGGGTCGGTGTTCATGGCCTACCACCGCATCCCGGGATAGGCGCGCTGCATGTATTGCATCTCGGAAAGCAGATGGCCGAAGCTCTCCGAATGCCGGCCGGACCGCCCGCCGGTCTGCATCCAGCCCTCCGGCGGCAGCGCCAGCGTCGCCTCGTCGCACACCCGGCGCAAGGTCGCGTGCCATTCGTCGCGGATGGTCTCGGGATCGACGGCAATGCCCTCGGCAACCAGCCGTTCCACCACGCCGTCGGCCTCGAAAAGCTCACCCGTATAGGGCCACAGCAGATCGATGGCGTCCTGCATGCGCGCCCGGCTTTCCGCCGTGCCGTCGCCCAGACGAATGGTCCATTCGCCGGAATGGCGCAGGTGGTAGGCCGCTTCCTTCTCCGCCTTGGCGGCAATCGCCGACAGCGTCTCGTCCTTCGAGCCGGTCAGCTTGCGCCAGAACGGCAGCATGAAGGCGGAGAAGAACAGCTGGCGCGCGATGGTCTGCGCGAAATCGCCGTTTTGCTGTTCCACCAGCAGGCAGTTGCCGAACTCGCGTTCCTTGCGCAGAAAGCAGAGCTGGTCCTCGTCGCGGCCCGCGCCCTCGACCTCGCCGGCGTAGGTATAGAGGTTGCGCGCCTGGCCGATGTGATCGAGCGCGACATTGGCAAGGCCGATGTCTTCCTCGAGCGTCGGCGCGTGGCCGCACCATTCGCCGAGCCGCTGGCCGAGAATGGCCGCGTCGTCGGCAAGGCGAAGCGTGTAGGTGAAAAGATCGCTGGTCATCGATGTGCGCTCCCGCCGCTCACATGTTTCCGACTTCTTCGGGGATCTCGTAGAAGGTCGGATGACGGTAGATCTTGGAGGCGGTCGGCTCGAACATCTCGTCCTTCTGCGCCGGATCGGAGGCGACGATCTCGGCGGACGGCACCACCCAGATCGACAGGCCCTCGCCGCGCCGCGTGTAGACGTCGCGCGCCGCCTGCAGCGCCATTTCCGCATCCGCTGCATGCACCGAGCCGCAATGGCGATGCGCCATGCCGGTGCGCGAACGGATGAAGACTTCCCAAAGCGGTGTGGTTTTCTCGGTCATGTTCGTCTCTCCCTCGGGCAAATCGTT of Stappia sp. ES.058 contains these proteins:
- the paaB gene encoding 1,2-phenylacetyl-CoA epoxidase subunit PaaB, which translates into the protein MTEKTTPLWEVFIRSRTGMAHRHCGSVHAADAEMALQAARDVYTRRGEGLSIWVVPSAEIVASDPAQKDEMFEPTASKIYRHPTFYEIPEEVGNM
- the paaD gene encoding 1,2-phenylacetyl-CoA epoxidase subunit PaaD, with amino-acid sequence MNTDPQTAAVDAAAARMRAWEIAAQVPDPEVPVLTIGDLGVLRDVRLMEDGTVEVDITPTYTGCPAMSVFTMDIETALLEAGFKTVRIKTVLSPAWTTDWLSEEAREKLRAYGIAPPAGKASRRALFGDDEVACPRCGSLATEKVSEFGSTACKALWRCTACSEPFDYFKCH
- the paaC gene encoding 1,2-phenylacetyl-CoA epoxidase subunit PaaC, coding for MTSDLFTYTLRLADDAAILGQRLGEWCGHAPTLEEDIGLANVALDHIGQARNLYTYAGEVEGAGRDEDQLCFLRKEREFGNCLLVEQQNGDFAQTIARQLFFSAFMLPFWRKLTGSKDETLSAIAAKAEKEAAYHLRHSGEWTIRLGDGTAESRARMQDAIDLLWPYTGELFEADGVVERLVAEGIAVDPETIRDEWHATLRRVCDEATLALPPEGWMQTGGRSGRHSESFGHLLSEMQYMQRAYPGMRW
- the paaE gene encoding 1,2-phenylacetyl-CoA epoxidase subunit PaaE, with translation MSPRFHALKVKDVRRETAEAVSISFEVPEELREAYRFAAGQYLTLRAMIGGADVRRSYSICAGEDDGELRVAVKKIDGGAFSSFANENVAPGDEIDVMTPSGRFVLPQHDGGPRTLIAVAAGSGITPVLAMIRTVLTREPESEFYLFYGNRTAQSIIFKDEIENLKDLFPTRLGVFHVLSRETQDVDMLSGRLDADKLQVLLTHAVPAKDADGIFLCGPGEMIETASGALAALGLDEARIHREFFTPADGSAPHAPKPAHDGAATDHAASAELIIDGTRVSVPVNAGETIVDAAIRAGIEAPYSCKGGMCCTCRAKVESGEVDMAVNYSLEPWEVDAGFVLTCQSRPVSKTVVLDYDAM